CACGTGACATGCCTCCTGTACCATATTCATCTACAAACATCTAAGGTTTTGTTTCGCGCCAACGTTGATTTATTCTGGAATGATCGTTCCAGAATAAGGCCATTATAACATACAAACGTTATAAATTTATTTTTCTTGATAAAAGTTAAGAATTGAGCAGACGAATAACGACTTGTTTGAAGGCGTGTATATCAGCAAAATCGGGCTTCATTCCATTAATTGTGATGAAACCCTGTATGCTGCTGAGTATGAGATAGGCTAAGTCTGTGGGGTCTTCCTGCGCGGTAATGGTTCCTGCTTTTTGGCCTTTTGCCAATATATCGGAGATGATTCCGGCGATATCGAGATAGTGGGCAAATAGTAACTCTGTGACGTCCTTATCGCGCATTCCAAATTCAACCATCGTATTAAATGCCATTGATCCATAAGTAGAGCGAGTCGGCAGGACTGTTTCCGCTGATGCAAATAAAGTTTCGATAAATTGTGTCGCTGACGTGACTTCCTGGGCCATCTGGGCCGCTTGATCATGTTCCAGCTTGCAAAAGCGGGCTAATGCTGCCAGAAAGATACTGCGCTTATCACCAAATGTCTCGTATAGGCTGCTGCTGCTAATCCCCATGGCCTCTTTTAGAGTGCGGATCGATGTTCCTTCGTAACCCTGCTCCCAAAAAACCAGCATTGCTTTTTCTAAGACCGCATCTTTATCAAACTCGCGTTTTCTAGCCATGATGTTCTTCACTTATTTTGCTTGGAGTGTTAGTTTTACACGCGATCAGCAGATGTGGCTATGCCGACTCAAGCGAAAAGACCCGTTCAACGAGTTATTAGAGGAAATGGCAATGACCATGTGTTTGTGTTGACCAATTATAAAGGCGGTGCCAGCAAAATCGACAACCGCCTTCCTAAAATGCAGTTACTAATTGTATGCCTGGGAAAATATTCAGAGCCTATATACTTTGTAGTCTGAAAGCTTGACATCGTACATTTGCTCTGTATCAATACGTTAACAACGCGTTTCACAGATGGGTTCCACAAATGAGGCTATTCCACGCTCTCCCTCACAGAGTTGGATGAGCTGGCGGGCATCGAGCCGCAGGCATTTTGCAAGATTGAAGATCATATCATCAGTGGGGATGCGTTCGCTGTTCTCGATACGTACCAGCGTCCGTGTTGAGACACCGATGAGATCCGCCAGGGTGCGTTGACTGATGCCGCGTTGATTTCGAGCTTCCTTGATAAGCCTTCCGATAGTCATTAATCCCTCCCGATGTTCCCCTTTGTGTATCTACTATGCCATGCATGGGGCCTTAACCTATAGGGGACAACCCCTATGATTTACACGAATAGGTTCGGGAATACGCCCTAATTTGCTCCCTTGAATTTGACACGGGGCCAAAAAAGGCGAAATCACTATGCTGAGGGGCGTTCCAACGAGAAGTGGGGGCTAAAAATGAGTCAAAATCGGACAAACCTTGGCGAAAATCTCACCGAATTTGGTTTTTAAAATGTAACGCCCGATAATGGACACAATGTCCAGCAAAATCGCTTGTTTTTCCTCAGAAAATGGGTATATTTAAAGGTGTGAGTCAAACAGCCCTCTAAGAGGTGCCTCACCCCGCAAGGGGATTGAAACCCGTACCATGGCCTTCACGACCGCTGATGTTGTTAAGCTCTAAGAGGTGCCTAACCCCGCAAGGGGATTGAAACCCGTACCATGGCCTTCACGACCGCTGATGTTGTTAAGCTCTAAGAGGTGCCTAACCCCGCAAGGGGATTGAAACATATTCCCATGAGCCGTGGCACCTGGAGGGGATCTCCTCTAAGAGGTGGCTTACCCCGCAAGGGGATTGAAACTGCCAGAGTGTAGAAGGTTTTCTCCTTAGGAGTCCCCTTCTCTAAGAGGTGCCTAACCCCGCAAGGGGATTGAAACGCAATAGCCCAATTACGAATAATACAAAAGCGAACTTCCTCTAAGAGGTGCCTAACCCCGCAAGGGGATTGAAACTTTTGGTGATCATGAAATTCTCCTTTCTGATCACTCCTCTAAGTAGTGACTTACCCCGCAAGGGGATTGAGACTGTAGTTCAGCCTCGTCCGTTGCGAATACTCCAAAGGCTCTAAGAGGTGGCTTACCCCGCAAGGGGATTGAAACTGATAGCCTCAAGAGAGCCATCAGAACAGCAAACAGTCTCTAAGAGGTGGCTTACCCCGCAAGGGGATTGAAACCAGAACCACAGCAACGCTGCTTACCTGTGCCACAGTCCTCTAAGAGGTGACTTGCTCCGCAAGGGGATTGAAACCTGCGCCATTAATATGATCCGCAAAACCTATACGCAAACTCTAAGAGGTGACTTACCCCGCAAGGGGATTGAAACCATTGGCTACCAGTAGGGAGTGCTTCAGTGCCAAGATCTCTAAGAGGTGACTTACCCCGCAAGGGGATTGAAACGGTAGTCTTGGTAGGCCAGCCGCTCCGTTTTCTCGTCTCTAAGAGGTGACTTACCCCGCAAGGGGATTGAAACGGTAGTCTTGGTAGGCCAGCCGCTCCGTTTTCTCGTCTCTAAGAGGTGGCTAACCCCGCAAGGGGATTGAAACTGCCCAGCAGGGCACACATTACAACAATGAAGTTCTTCCTCTAAGAGGTGCCTAACCCCGCAAGGGGATTGAAACATTTATCTCGAAATCAGGACCTTCTACCGACTGCCAACCTCTAAGAGGTGGCTTACCCTGCAAGGGGATTGAAACAAGCTGGTGCCTTCACATCCGGCTGATTGCATAGGCTCTAAGAGGTGGCTTACCCCGCAAGGGGATTGAAACTAGAGCATCTTCAATAATGCTCTTACTCCGGTACATATTCTCTAAGAGGTGGCTTACCCCGCAAGGGGATTGAGGAACTAAAAAGCCACCCTCGTATGAAGGTGGCTTTTTCGTGTAACTATATAGATATAAGGTTTAGATTTTATAGCTGCACATTGAAGTATTCTTGTGCATCACGATCATATTGATAATGTTGGACTTTGTATTGTAAATCACGATAGTTAGCACCCAGAGCATACGTGATGCCTGCGACTGGACCTTGTACAAAGATATGTAGTTGTGGGTTTTCGTGACCCTTGTGGCATAATTTGATAGAATTTTGAATGGTGTTTACTGCATCTTTCCACTGATTTTCTTCTTCTGTCGGTCGATCAAGAATATAACTTAGGCTGTTTGTTTTGGTATGTTGGTTATAGGTGATTTTTGCAGGCCCTCTAACCAGTAACATTCTTAAGTGAGCTTTTGGATCTTCCTTTAAAAAGTGTTTTGCAATACGTACTGGAAAATCGTCTGATTCATATTGGCCTGAAAATTGCAGAGCTACTTGTATATTAAACTGGTAGTTCATTTTGTCGTCTGCACGTCCGACTAAATAAGCTGTGCAAAATGAGGTTGATAGCAAGGGTAATCCGATAAGTTCGATTTCAGCATCTAAGTTTACATAGAAAGTTTTGTATGTTCTTACCTCGGCTGTAGCTTCTTGAAATGTCATTTTAGAATTATTTAGAAGATTGTTTGTGACAACAATAGCTTCTTGGTAGACAGATGTTTGTGGAGCTAACTTTTTTATAGCCTCTTCTAGTGTCTCTAGAGCATGAGTATTCTGACTATGGAACACTGCGTTGGTTTCACTCATTCCAAATGGGAAATCTGCTTCTTGATATACATAAGGAATAATTGGGACTTTAGATGCTTTAGCCGCGTTAATCTCTGCTTTGCACCAATCTGAAGTAGCACTTTGAGGCGATAAAATAAACACCATTACAGAACTGTTTTTAACAGCAGTTTGAATAGCATCTTGCCAATTTGTACCTGGAATAATATCACTCTGATCTAGCCATATGTGAAAATTTCGGCGTAGTTGAGTGATTAATCTTTGAACGATTCCATCCTCAGATTTGACATCTTCTCGGGAGTAGCTGATGAAAATATGGGACATTGTATTTGCTCCTAATTCTTTAGCACATCAAGCAGCGTCTGGCGCTTATGCTTGCGTTTGACCTCATAAAAGCGTTCCAATTTCTGGTAGATACTGCTCAACTGGTTTTCGATTGTTTTTTCGGATTTATTCAAAATTTCCGCCAGCCGTTCATTCGTCGCATGAGGATGATCGCTCAGTAAATTGACTAGCGCTTGCTCTTGCTCGCTGAGGGTTTCATACCAGCGAGTTCGTGGGCTACGTTGCTGCTCTAGCAATGTGTCGATGTTCATCTCTGCGAGTGTTTCCGGCAGGAAGCGCGATGGCAGAATCGGCAGTGGGACGGGCTGTATTTGCTCCTGAAAACCAGGTGGAACATGATAGCATCCTGGTTTCATCAAGGCTGGCGGCGATAGAATCGTCCATGCGCGGTCATTTGCCCCAAAGAGAAGCGAGGCCGCGAGTGTGGCATAGATACTCATGGCTTTTCTGCCACCAGCCACTAGCAGATGAATGGTATCGCGTTGGGAACGGTACTTTTTCAGAACAGCGAGAACGCCAATGTGGTAGGCTTCTGCACTGTACTGATTCGTGATGTCCAGCAGCGGATCCCCATTGGGAAACGTGATTTGATAATAGACCACTGGTAAGCCTGCATAATCCTGTTTTAGCACAGACTTGAGATCACGGAGGGCTTCAGCAATGCCGGAGTGCATCGGTTCTGTGTGTAAAATACCGATCAAATCGTAGGTGTAGCGAGGCAATAGCACGTCCAGGGCAATGGTGATTGCCTCTGGACGCTGCCCCAATGTCGCCAGGAAAACGGTCGTCATCTTTTCTACCAAGACCACATTGCGTTTTGTCGCAACTTATCACCTGAATGAGCCGATTGCTTAGGGAATAACCCCTAAAAATAGGATTATTTACTAGTATACTATTACATAGTCTAACTTATAGCATTAACTTTGACAATTAATAGAAGGAATCTCCGCTAAATGGCTTCTGATGACTTGATTGCTGCCGTATTCGTACTCAAATATAAAGAACGTTTCCATAGTGGCGGCAAATACATGGGGCGCGCCGCACATAAGCTGGGACTGGGTTTATTGGGGGAAGTGGCGCCGGAGCTGGCCCAGCGTTTGCATGATACCAATGCGATGCTCCCCCTGACCGTGAGCGACCTGTTCCAGAGCGATGCACAGCATCATTGGTTGCGCATGACGGGGCTGAACGCAGAGGTGGTTTCCGCGATTGAGACAGCAGCCAATCAGCCAGGGCTTGCTGTCGATGATTGGACGGTGGCGGCGGCGATGACGCGCATGCACGATTGGTCCGGGGTGAGCAGCATCACGGATCTGCTGCGTGAAGGCTGGCAGAACCAGCGAGAGATTCGGCTGCATTTTGAGACGGCGACCGCGATCAAGAGCAAGGGCCTATATCGACCTCTGCCGGACCCGACGTTGATTTTTAAGTCCTTGTTTGAACGCTGGAAGGCGCTCGTTGCAGCAGAACTGCCATATCGACCCTCGACAGAAGCCTGGGACCTGTTTTTGCTGTATGGCGTCAGCGTGAGGGATTATCAGACGCGCCTGGTGCAGGTGCCGATGAAGCAAGCGATGATCCCGGCGTTTTGCGGGGATGTCAGCTATGGGGTAGAGCCTCCGACGCGGGCCTTAAAGCGTCTGGCGGAACAAGACGCGCTTGCGGCAGAAGTTGTGGCGCATTATGATGATTTATGTTGCTTGCTGAACCTGTTAACCGATTTTGGCTTTTATAGTGGCGTGGGCATCAAGACGGCGCAGGGTATGGGCATGATGCGCCGCTATCATGAAACAACATAAAAGAATCGACATCATGTGACGAAACTCCCCTGGGTTTTCGTGCAGGAAACGAGTTTCGTCAGGGAGCTTGTGCGATGGCTATTTTTGCGCTAAAGTTGAAAAAGTCGTATCTTAAAAACAGCCTTTTCCGGCAATTTGAGGCCTTAAAGGTCTTAAATGTGCTGTGTTCGTTGTTTTTCAGGCAGGCCTGCAGAAGGTAACTTCCCCTCAAGGGGATTGAAACTCTATCATCTGCATAATGGTAGCAAACGAGATATGACCTGCAGAAGGTAACTTCCCCGCAAGGGGATTGAAACGTCATGATATGGCTGACGGGTATGGTGGTGCTCATCCTGCAGAAGGTAACTTCCCCGCAAGGGGATTGAAACGGGTAAAACCGCGATGTGGTCTCTTTTACCCACACCCTGCAGAAGGTAACTTCCCCGCAAGGGGATTGAAACATACCATTACTCCTTGATAAGTCCGTTATCCCAATATCCTGCAGAAGGTAACTTCCCCGCAAGGGGATTGAAACTTACCTGAAGGTGAAGGTTGAGATCCGCTATGAGGTCCTGCAGAAGGCAATTTCCCCCGCAAGGGGATTGAAACCTGTGTGGTTTGGGGGCTGTTATCCTCCGTAGCTTCCTGCAGAAGGCAATTTCCCCGCAAGGGGATTGAAACTCACGTTGGCAGTACTGAGATAGCGCGGTCCTGTCCCCTGCAGAAGGCAATTTCCCCGCAAGGGGATTGAAACTGTCACCCATGCGCCCCTCATGGTGCCCTCGTTTCCTGCAGAAGGCAATTTCCCCGCAAGGGGATTGAAACATACTGCCTATCGTGGCGATCATCTGATTGATATGCCTGCAGAAGGTCATTTCCCCGCAAGGGAATTGAAACGCGATCGGGTTGCGCTGGTAGGCCGCGTGGGTATTCTCCTGCAGAAGGCAATTTCCCCGCAAGGGGATTGAAACAGGCGCAGGATGGCCGTGCCGTTGAACACATGGAGCCCTGCAGAAGGACATTTCCCCGCAAGAGGATTGAGCTTTATTTCCGAGAACCGCACTCATTCAGGTGCGGTTTTTTGTTGCTGAGGTGGTCATTTTTGCCTGCTGAAATTTGACACGGGGCCGAAAACGACGAAATCACTATGCTGAGGCGAGCTTTAGGGAGAACTCGGGGCTAAAAATGAGTCAAAATCGCACAAACCTTGGTGAAAAGTTCACCGAATTTGGTTTTTAAAATGTAACGCCCGATAATGGACACAATGTCCAGCAAAATCGCTTGTTTTTCCAGAGGAAATGGGTATATTTAAAGGTGTGAGTCAAATAGTCCTCTAAGAGGTGACTTATCCCGCAAGGGGATTGAAACTAGGGATGAAGATATCGCCGATACCGCTGGGATCTAATACTCTAAGAGGTGACTTACCCCGCAAGGGGATTGAAACAGTGTGAGCACATGCGAGAATTCGCTTTCGGTGTAGCCTGCAGAAGGCAATTTCCCCGCAAGGGGATTGAAACACCGTACCATCTGTTGCGACGGTGTGCGTCTCACCCTGCAGAAGGCTATTTCCCCGTAAGGGGATTGAAACAGGTCTCCGGGTTCGACGTTAAGCGTGATGAGCTTCCCTGCAGAGGGACATTTCCCCGCAAGGGGATTGAAACGGTAATTGCTAATTGCTAATTGCTAATTGCTAATCCTGCAGAAGGCTGTTTCCCCGCAAGGGGATTGAAACTCACAATCGTCAGTAAAGCCGGAACCACGCGTATGACCCTGCAGAAGGCTATTTCCCCGCAAGGGGATTGAAACGATGCAAAGTGGCGCACCTTCAACAAGCACGCAACCTGCAGAAGGCTATTTCCCCGCAAGGGGATTGAAACATCATATACAGGGCTGTGCATTGGATAGTGCTGTAACCTGCAGAAGGCAATTTCCCCGCAAGGGGATTGAAACCGGCACTTTACCGGTAAGAATAGCCACAATCGTGACCTGCAGAAGGCAATTTCCCCGCAAGGGGATTGAAACATCAATGCCAGAAATGTTGAGACAACTTGCGCTAACCTGCAGAAGGCTATTTCCCCGCAAGGGGATTGAAACGTCACATGATCTTCGTGAATAAAAGCCATTGCGGCCTGCAGAAGGTAATTTCCCCGCAAGGGGATTGAAACATCAACAAAGAGCCAATTATATTGGGGGATGGATAACCTGCAGAAGGTAATTTCCCCGCAAGGGGATTGAAACCGGTTGATGCTGCTCACGTGGTACGGCAGCACGTGCCTGCAGAAGGCAAGTTTCCCCGCAAGGGGATTGAAACACGGTTGCGCCGTGACCTGATACCAGCGTTTTGCCAGCTCTAAAAGGTGCCTAACCCCGCAAGGGGATTGAAACGAACGACCAATTGCTTCAATGCTCGGGAAGCTCTCCTCTAAGAGGTGCCTAACCCCGCAAGGGGATTGAAACATAAACCAGTCGAAGAGGTCCGTCAAAAATGGCGAGCCTGCAGAAGGCTATTTCCCCGCAAGGGGATTGAAACACCAGATGATGGGCTATTTCTGGCGCGTGTGTCCCCACCGAAAGACTATTTTCATCAGTAAAGTTAGCAACTTCAATTCAGGTACCTCAGCCAGTTCAGAGATAATACGAGGATAGGAAAACAAAAAACCGACAGAAAATATTCTGCCGGTTTTTGTAAAACCCAGTTTTCGAAATGGGTCTTATACTGCGGGGAGGACAGGATTCGAACCTGCGGCCGGAGGATAAGTCCGGCAACCGCTTAGCAGGCGGCCCCAATCGTCCACTCTGGCACCTCCCCATGAGGTAAAACGATGTAGTTATAAAGGAATGTAGCGGAGAGGACAGGATTCGAACCTGCGGTACCCTTGCGGGCACGACGGTTTTCAAGACCGTTGCCTTCAACCACTCGGCCACCTCTCCAAGCCGAGGTCGGCTAGCGAGAAGAATCCTAACATACAGGCGAATAAGCGTCAATGCTGAGGTGTTGATATTGCCTTGAAAGTTGCTCTAAAAGAGCGATAACTGTTGTGCTGGACGATGACCATCCAGCAAGACATAGGGAGCCATCTGCTGAGGGTTGCGAATGCCGAGGTGGGCGAGCTGCCCCAGGTCTATCAGCTTGCGCTCTTTCCGGGCAGATAGGATGGTATCTGCGGCTTTGAGGCCAATCCCCGGGACCCGCAGAAGCTCGCTGCGATCTGCATTCATAAGGTCAATTGGCTGATGCTTAAGGTGAAGGTCAGCCCAGGCCTGTTTAGGATCGACATCGGTACGCAGATTGCCATCGAATAAGAAGGGCAGGTCCTCTACATCCCATTGATAATCTCGCAATAGGAAGCTGGATTGATACAGTCGATTTTGCCGGATTTTCGCCGTAGGCGAGACATTCTCAAAAGGGGTCCCTGCAATAGGGCTGAACCCTGAGTAGTAGGTGCGCGCAAGCCCCAACTGATTGTAAAGACGGTCACTCAAGCTCAGCAATTCCAGGTCTGTATCACCGACAGCGCCAACCACGAACTGCGTCACGATGCTGGACCGAATACGCGGATCATTTTGTTTGATGTGGTGGGCACGCTGCAACTGCACCAATAGTTCCTGCATAAAGCCTTTCTTAGGGGCCAGCGCTTCCAATCGTTCTGCTGTGGGGCCTTCTAAATTGATCGACACACGGTCTGCAAGCTGCATCGCTCGGTACAGCTGGTCATACTCGGCACCGGGCATAATTTTGAGATGTACATAGCCGCGATAGTGATATTTCTTCCGCAATATCTCTGCGGCATCGATGATTTTATCCTGGGATGAGACGCCACCTTTGATGATGCCGGAAGACAAAAATAACCCGTCGATCTGTTTGCTGCGCTGCATCGTATCCGTCGCATAGGCGATTTCATCCGGTGTCATCGTCGTGCGCCGTGTGCTGCTGTGCCCGGCGCGGAAGGGACAATAATTACAGTTGCGCTCGCAGGCGGTCGTCACCATGGTTTTGAGGATGGGCTTGCTGCCACGAGGTGTCTGCACGTGCGAAATGCAATCTGCCAGGTCAAAACCAGATCGCTGCCGCTTTATGGACGCGGAGGATGTGGCTTCACTATGGGGTGTGTCTCCCGCAGGTTCATAGAGCGTGACATCACCCATTTGAGATAACTTGGTGAAGACATCTTCCGAGCGTTTGACGTACATAGCATCTGGCCTCAACCAACTGTCAGTGGGAAGAATCATTATAGAACAAGTATTCTGTTTTCACAAGTGGCCTCAAGCCATTGTTGAGAAGTCTCTTGAGGGGCCTTATACTGAATATGATTGTTTTGGGGCTACCTATTTATCCCATGCATGTACCGTACACCGTCAACAAGCTTAAAAACAACAAGCTTAAAAATCATGAGGTCGCTATTTTATGGAGCTAATTATCGGGGTTGTGTATCTGGCTGCACTGGTCTTCTTCGCACCTCGCATGGATTCCACAAAGGCAACGGCACCTGTCTTCCACAATTTGCTCATTGGTTTGCCTGTGTTGATGGTCTTCCTGGGCCTCAATGTGCTGTTAATTGCTACGGCATCAACTGAATTTGAGTATGATTTATCTCCTACGCTTGCACTCATTTACGCCGTTTTTAGCGTCTCATTGGCTAGCATTGCCTGGGTTATGATTCAGTTACCGGGATTGCGTCAATGGATTTCGATTCATCTGATTCGTTCTAGTGGCGCGTATGACCCGGATAACGGAGTTCACACAACTGCGCTGATTTCTGTGCTGTTCATGTTGGTGTACACGGCTGCGAATTTTGTCCTGCTGGGCGGTCAGGCAGGTGTGGCACGTGCGCTATCTGAGCAGCCAGTGGAATTGATGGATATGATTGCCAGTACGGTCCGCTTTTTGGCTGTGGCGTTGATTGGCGTGGGTTTTATGCTGTATCGGGATATTGATGCCACGCTTATACGGCTTGGTTTGCGCTTGCCAACTTCGCAAGATGTCTTGTGGGGCATACTGGCTGGTGTCGGGGCATTCGCGTTGATGTTCGCTTTTAGCACAGCTTGGAGCCTTATTGCGCCACCAGAGCAAATTTCCCAGCTTAATGATGTGACGACACAGACCATGGTTGTCTTTGGTCAGACCTTGTTGGGTAGCGTTTTGTTCGCGTTTTTATCTGGTCTGGGCGAAGAGGTATTGTTCCGGGGTGCATTGCAGCCTATCTTTGGCTTATGGTGGACCTCCCTTTTCTTTGCGCTCATCCATGTGCAATATTGGTTTACGCCAGCCCTGATTATCATTTTCATCGTGTCGCTGCTATTTGGTTGGGTCAAAAAACGTACCAGCACCAACGCAGCAATCATTGCACATGTGGTGTATAATTTCTTACCATTCCTTCTGATTCAATTATTTAGTCAATCCTCGTGAGCCGAACCATGACGCAACGTTCAATGGGCTGGGTATGGGTGCTTGTATTGGCTTTCCTGGCTGCACCAGTGCTTGCACAAAATAGTGCAATAACAGATTCGGAACGTATCCGCGAGCGTGTCGTTGTATCGTTCCCACAGAGCATTTACTTTGAGTTGCAAATCCAGGGCACCGTTGACGATATTCAGGCATTGGTCCTGACCATTGCGCAAGGTACACCTCTGGAAACAGCCGTTACTTTTGGTGAGGAAGTTGAGCTGGGGGTTTTTGTAGGGGAGATCTTCGCGGGCTATACGTGGGAAATTCCTGAGGAGACGCCGCCAACGCTGTTCCAGAAGATTGCCTACACATGGCAGGGGACTGTTGCCGGTGAGGAATTTGAATATGAAGGTTCTGTGCTGTTTACGGATGATCGCTATCGATGGGCATTGGCAGAGAGTGACGATGGTCGGCTGTATATCGCTGCTGATGAGGTGATTGTCAATCCGGCGTCGTTGGTCGCACGGTTCGAGCCTGTGATCAATTTGATGCAGGCCAATACGAATCAGAATCCGACTGTTCGCGTGTTGCTGCACCGCACTGATCAGATACCAGGATGTGCCCTCAGTTTAGAGGATGAGCCTGAAGTCGTGGCTGTGGTTGATTATCAGTTGGTGACGGTGCCTTGTGATGAGGCTCGTGCAGAAGCCATCATTGAGGCGAGCGACTACCAGCTTGTGGCGGTTGATGGTACATTCGATGCAACTGAGCATCTGCTGCCTGTTCTAGCGCGTGCTTATTATCTGCCGCTCTGGCAGGGTGTTTCCGTCCCGGCATGGTTTAATTATGGGCTGCGGCACTTTTACGCGCCCATTGCGGATAGTCAGGATTTACTGGCCTCTCGCAATCAAACTCGTTCTGGTGATGTGCTGCGCTTAAGTGAGATGAACATCGTACCCGCGGACGAGGCGTCACTGAATCAATGGCGTGCACAGGCGCATGGGCTGGTTGTGTATATAGCGGCCCGCTATGGGGTTGATACTGTCTTTGAACTGGCGCGACGTGTCGGTGACTTTGATGATTTTGAAGCGGCCTATGAGGATATTACAGGTGATTCGCTCGATGCGCTGGTGCTGGATTGGGAGTCATGGTTGTTTTCTGATGCGGCCAATCTGGCGTACGGGTATGCACCCTATGTGGGCGAAACACCAACGCTGACTGCGACACCGACGATTACACAGACGCCACTGCCGCCAACAGCGACTATGACACCATCGCAGACGCCCCATGTGACGGATACGCCGCAGCCAACGCGTACACCGGTGCCACCAACCCCGACGTTGACCCCGCTGCCTGCACAGGGCTTTACTTTGCGGCCAACGGCGACGCTGACACCCACGTCATTGCCGGATGGCCTGCAAATCGCTGAAATGCTGCCAGGCGTTAGTAACTTGCAACTGGCGATCTTGTGTGGTGGCATCTTTATCGCGCTGTTGTTCGTTGCTGTGGCGATGCTCTCCCGTCAACAGAGTTCTTCGTAGCGAAACGCTATGAATGTCAAACGCTATCAGTAAATGCTATCTGGTTGAAGGACTATCTAACTGAACGTCACTGTCGGTGACGATTGACAAACGCTGAGTCTGACGACCATTGAACATGAATCAGGGTCATTATGCTAAATATCTATGAATTGGACCGTTCCGCGCTCGCTGCGCTGCTGGAAGAATGGGGTGAACCTAAATTCCGGTTTAAGCAGTTGTGGGAGTGGTTGTACGATAAACGCGTGGCGGATTATGATGCCATGACGAATTTGCCCCAAACGTTACGCGACCGCCTCAAGGCTGAGACGGTCATGGGCAGCTTGCAAGTGGAGATGCAGCAATCTAGCCAGGATGGCACGCATAAGCGACTATACAGGCTGCATGATGGGCAATTGATTGAATCTGTCTTGATGCCATACGATGATCATCGGCGTACAGCCTGTATTTCGTCACAGGCGGGTTGTGCGATGGGGTGTGTTTTTTGCGCGACGGGCCAGATGGGCTTTGCTCGCAACCTCACGAGCACAGAAATCTTTGAGCAGGCTATGCGCTTCGCCCAGGAATTGGCCGAAGAAGGCGACCGTTTGAGTAACGTCGTCCTGATGGGCATGGGGGAGCCATTCCATAATTATCGTGCAGTTATTGAGGCGATCCGCCGTTTGATGGATGATCTGGGCATTGGGGCACGCCATATCACAGTGAGCACTGTCGGGTTAGTCCCACAAATTCGCCGTTTTGCGGAGGAAGGCTTGCAGGTAACCCTGGCCGTCAGCTTGCATAAGGCGACTGATGCGGAACGTAACGACCTTATGCCAATTAACAAAAAGTGGCACATCGCTGATTTGATTGATGCGTGCCATTACTATGTCGAAAAATCGGGCCGCCGGATAACGTTTGAATGGGCAGCTATCGCTG
The Phototrophicus methaneseepsis DNA segment above includes these coding regions:
- a CDS encoding TetR/AcrR family transcriptional regulator — its product is MKNIMARKREFDKDAVLEKAMLVFWEQGYEGTSIRTLKEAMGISSSSLYETFGDKRSIFLAALARFCKLEHDQAAQMAQEVTSATQFIETLFASAETVLPTRSTYGSMAFNTMVEFGMRDKDVTELLFAHYLDIAGIISDILAKGQKAGTITAQEDPTDLAYLILSSIQGFITINGMKPDFADIHAFKQVVIRLLNS
- a CDS encoding helix-turn-helix domain-containing protein, which codes for MTIGRLIKEARNQRGISQRTLADLIGVSTRTLVRIENSERIPTDDMIFNLAKCLRLDARQLIQLCEGERGIASFVEPICETRC
- a CDS encoding toll/interleukin-1 receptor domain-containing protein, translating into MSHIFISYSREDVKSEDGIVQRLITQLRRNFHIWLDQSDIIPGTNWQDAIQTAVKNSSVMVFILSPQSATSDWCKAEINAAKASKVPIIPYVYQEADFPFGMSETNAVFHSQNTHALETLEEAIKKLAPQTSVYQEAIVVTNNLLNNSKMTFQEATAEVRTYKTFYVNLDAEIELIGLPLLSTSFCTAYLVGRADDKMNYQFNIQVALQFSGQYESDDFPVRIAKHFLKEDPKAHLRMLLVRGPAKITYNQHTKTNSLSYILDRPTEEENQWKDAVNTIQNSIKLCHKGHENPQLHIFVQGPVAGITYALGANYRDLQYKVQHYQYDRDAQEYFNVQL
- a CDS encoding CRISPR-associated ring nuclease → MTTVFLATLGQRPEAITIALDVLLPRYTYDLIGILHTEPMHSGIAEALRDLKSVLKQDYAGLPVVYYQITFPNGDPLLDITNQYSAEAYHIGVLAVLKKYRSQRDTIHLLVAGGRKAMSIYATLAASLLFGANDRAWTILSPPALMKPGCYHVPPGFQEQIQPVPLPILPSRFLPETLAEMNIDTLLEQQRSPRTRWYETLSEQEQALVNLLSDHPHATNERLAEILNKSEKTIENQLSSIYQKLERFYEVKRKHKRQTLLDVLKN
- the cas6 gene encoding CRISPR system precrRNA processing endoribonuclease RAMP protein Cas6, translated to MASDDLIAAVFVLKYKERFHSGGKYMGRAAHKLGLGLLGEVAPELAQRLHDTNAMLPLTVSDLFQSDAQHHWLRMTGLNAEVVSAIETAANQPGLAVDDWTVAAAMTRMHDWSGVSSITDLLREGWQNQREIRLHFETATAIKSKGLYRPLPDPTLIFKSLFERWKALVAAELPYRPSTEAWDLFLLYGVSVRDYQTRLVQVPMKQAMIPAFCGDVSYGVEPPTRALKRLAEQDALAAEVVAHYDDLCCLLNLLTDFGFYSGVGIKTAQGMGMMRRYHETT
- a CDS encoding radical SAM protein, translating into MYVKRSEDVFTKLSQMGDVTLYEPAGDTPHSEATSSASIKRQRSGFDLADCISHVQTPRGSKPILKTMVTTACERNCNYCPFRAGHSSTRRTTMTPDEIAYATDTMQRSKQIDGLFLSSGIIKGGVSSQDKIIDAAEILRKKYHYRGYVHLKIMPGAEYDQLYRAMQLADRVSINLEGPTAERLEALAPKKGFMQELLVQLQRAHHIKQNDPRIRSSIVTQFVVGAVGDTDLELLSLSDRLYNQLGLARTYYSGFSPIAGTPFENVSPTAKIRQNRLYQSSFLLRDYQWDVEDLPFLFDGNLRTDVDPKQAWADLHLKHQPIDLMNADRSELLRVPGIGLKAADTILSARKERKLIDLGQLAHLGIRNPQQMAPYVLLDGHRPAQQLSLF
- a CDS encoding CPBP family intramembrane glutamic endopeptidase; amino-acid sequence: MELIIGVVYLAALVFFAPRMDSTKATAPVFHNLLIGLPVLMVFLGLNVLLIATASTEFEYDLSPTLALIYAVFSVSLASIAWVMIQLPGLRQWISIHLIRSSGAYDPDNGVHTTALISVLFMLVYTAANFVLLGGQAGVARALSEQPVELMDMIASTVRFLAVALIGVGFMLYRDIDATLIRLGLRLPTSQDVLWGILAGVGAFALMFAFSTAWSLIAPPEQISQLNDVTTQTMVVFGQTLLGSVLFAFLSGLGEEVLFRGALQPIFGLWWTSLFFALIHVQYWFTPALIIIFIVSLLFGWVKKRTSTNAAIIAHVVYNFLPFLLIQLFSQSS